A stretch of the Candidatus Nealsonbacteria bacterium genome encodes the following:
- a CDS encoding GNAT family N-acetyltransferase, whose product MVKISVAFIEKKYQRLGIGKEMANNLTDWFKKNKTSYIKISVHVKNKVGESFWRKIGFKDFMRSMNLKI is encoded by the coding sequence ATAGTCAAAATATCTGTTGCTTTTATAGAAAAGAAATATCAACGCTTAGGAATAGGAAAGGAGATGGCTAATAACTTAACGGATTGGTTTAAAAAAAATAAGACAAGTTACATAAAGATTTCAGTTCATGTAAAGAATAAAGTGGGTGAAAGCTTTTGGAGAAAAATTGGATTTAAAGATTTTATGAGATCAATGA